A part of Larkinella insperata genomic DNA contains:
- a CDS encoding alpha/beta hydrolase, which yields MRLFCFVICLQLLSSLTFGAKVDTLDVPSVRMNRTLRAAVVLPESYRKARKQAFPVLYLLHGGTGSFRDWLTKTPDKALLHRLADQYNLIIVTPDGDPTSYYFDSPLVQTSQFETFISKELIEKIDNTYRTVRDRKGRVIAGLSMGGHGALFISSRHPDLYAAAGSMSGVMNINTATWKVAPDFAKSRSENLARLLGPPQEGDSPYPGYTMVTLADRLKANNLPLILDIGVDDFLIETNRDLHRRLVENKTPHDYTERPGAHTWEYWGNALPYQVLFFSKILTATPLMNP from the coding sequence ATGCGCCTATTCTGTTTCGTAATTTGCCTCCAGTTGCTGTCTTCTCTGACGTTTGGGGCTAAAGTGGATACATTGGACGTGCCGAGCGTCCGTATGAACCGAACGTTGCGGGCGGCTGTCGTGCTGCCCGAGTCGTATCGAAAAGCCCGAAAGCAAGCTTTTCCGGTGTTGTACCTGCTGCACGGGGGCACGGGCAGTTTTCGCGACTGGCTGACCAAAACACCCGACAAAGCACTGCTGCACCGCCTGGCCGATCAATACAACCTGATCATTGTAACGCCCGACGGTGATCCAACCAGCTATTATTTCGACAGTCCGCTGGTGCAAACCAGCCAGTTCGAGACATTCATTTCGAAAGAGCTGATCGAGAAAATTGACAACACCTACCGAACCGTTCGCGACCGGAAGGGCCGGGTTATTGCGGGTTTGTCGATGGGCGGCCACGGTGCCCTGTTTATCTCCAGCCGACACCCGGATCTGTACGCGGCCGCCGGCAGCATGAGCGGAGTCATGAACATCAATACCGCAACCTGGAAAGTAGCGCCCGACTTTGCCAAATCCCGTTCCGAGAATCTCGCCCGCTTGCTAGGGCCGCCCCAGGAGGGAGACAGCCCCTATCCGGGCTACACGATGGTGACGCTGGCCGACCGGCTGAAAGCCAATAACCTGCCCCTGATTCTGGACATCGGCGTCGATGATTTTCTGATCGAAACCAATCGTGACCTCCACCGGCGGCTGGTGGAAAATAAAACACCCCACGACTACACCGAACGACCCGGTGCCCACACTTGGGAGTACTGGGGCAATGCGCTGCCGTATCAGGTGCTGTTTTTCAGCAAAATCCTCACCGCCACCCCCCTAATGAACCCATGA
- a CDS encoding SDR family oxidoreductase, whose amino-acid sequence MNFSFKPLKEQVMVITGASSGIGLATAQLAAQHGTRLVLASRTEAALEKIVSQINAGGGQAVYVVADVGRREDVQRIADSALERFGGFDTWVNNAGAGLWGRLEVVSDEDHRRLFETNFWGTVYGSLIAVGHLKQRGGSLINIASAAADLALPLQGMYSATKHAVKGFTDALRMELAEEKAPVSVTTVKPAGINTPLPRHARNYMDEEPQLPPPVYEPKEVALAILHAATHAERDIYVGSAAKMMSTGNKYAPGLMDWIGEKVLFDQQRRSEPAQHSAGILHQAGSDGVVHGDHPGYVMKSSFYTRASLHPLITGAALATLGLAAFAWLSAGRSRSW is encoded by the coding sequence CCCTGAAAGAGCAGGTAATGGTCATCACCGGAGCCTCAAGCGGAATTGGCCTGGCGACGGCGCAACTGGCTGCCCAACACGGAACCCGCCTTGTGCTGGCTTCCCGAACTGAAGCTGCGCTGGAAAAAATTGTCAGCCAGATCAATGCCGGGGGCGGGCAGGCCGTCTATGTGGTGGCCGACGTGGGGCGTCGGGAGGATGTGCAGCGCATTGCCGACAGCGCCCTCGAACGGTTTGGCGGTTTTGATACCTGGGTAAACAACGCTGGTGCGGGGCTCTGGGGCCGTCTGGAAGTCGTCAGCGATGAAGACCATCGCCGGTTGTTCGAAACCAACTTCTGGGGCACGGTCTACGGCTCATTGATTGCGGTGGGTCACCTGAAACAACGGGGCGGTTCGCTCATCAACATCGCCAGCGCGGCCGCCGATCTGGCCCTTCCGTTGCAGGGAATGTACAGCGCCACCAAACACGCCGTGAAAGGATTTACCGATGCGCTGCGGATGGAACTGGCCGAAGAAAAGGCTCCGGTTTCCGTCACGACCGTCAAACCCGCGGGCATCAACACGCCGTTGCCGCGGCACGCCCGGAATTACATGGATGAGGAGCCTCAGTTGCCCCCGCCGGTTTATGAACCGAAGGAAGTGGCCTTGGCCATTCTCCACGCTGCTACGCACGCGGAACGGGATATTTACGTTGGCAGTGCCGCCAAAATGATGAGCACCGGGAACAAGTACGCGCCGGGCCTGATGGACTGGATCGGGGAGAAGGTCTTGTTCGATCAGCAGCGTCGGTCGGAACCCGCGCAACATTCGGCGGGTATTTTGCACCAGGCTGGTTCGGACGGCGTGGTGCACGGCGATCATCCCGGCTACGTAATGAAATCCAGCTTCTACACCCGGGCTTCGCTGCACCCTCTGATTACCGGGGCCGCTCTGGCAACGCTTGGGCTGGCGGCCTTCGCCTGGCTTTCGGCGGGGCGTTCTAGATCGTGGTAG
- a CDS encoding NUDIX hydrolase gives MNDYNHPAARYYQEVSEQCIHYLSIDGVIFGFHQNQLKVLLLRWKGTNEWSLPGGFIRKIESVDLAAQRIMQERTGLDALYLQQFHVFGEAERYNQEETWGKINLPLQNVNWSARTISIGYYALVEYSRVVPAPDFLTEECRWWNVEAIPALLFDHNHIIQVALQSLRKQLNDQPISHLLPETFTIPELQRLYETILGSTLDARNFYKKIMASDRLERLSERRAGTPHKAPFLYRFKSDNFTTE, from the coding sequence ATGAACGATTATAACCATCCGGCGGCCCGTTATTATCAGGAAGTTTCTGAACAGTGTATTCATTACCTGTCCATCGACGGGGTAATTTTTGGCTTTCACCAGAATCAGCTCAAGGTGTTGCTGCTGCGCTGGAAGGGCACCAACGAATGGAGCCTGCCCGGTGGTTTCATCCGAAAAATCGAGTCCGTGGATCTGGCGGCCCAGCGAATCATGCAGGAACGCACGGGCCTGGACGCGCTTTACCTCCAGCAGTTTCACGTTTTTGGAGAAGCCGAGCGGTACAACCAGGAAGAAACGTGGGGAAAAATAAACCTGCCGCTTCAGAACGTCAACTGGTCGGCGCGGACGATTTCAATCGGTTATTACGCGCTGGTGGAGTACTCCCGAGTTGTTCCGGCGCCCGACTTTCTCACAGAAGAATGCCGGTGGTGGAATGTGGAGGCTATTCCAGCGCTGCTTTTTGATCACAATCACATCATCCAGGTTGCGCTTCAGTCGCTGCGCAAACAGCTCAACGACCAGCCCATCAGTCACCTGCTGCCCGAGACGTTTACCATTCCGGAATTGCAGCGATTGTACGAAACTATTTTGGGTTCTACCCTCGATGCTCGTAACTTTTATAAAAAAATAATGGCCTCCGATCGTCTGGAACGCCTTTCCGAACGTCGCGCAGGCACGCCCCACAAAGCCCCTTTCTTGTACCGCTTTAAGTCGGATAACTTCACGACCGAATGA
- a CDS encoding carboxylesterase/lipase family protein, with protein MKTAIPLLGLLLLVFAAFVSSIRETAPVKVTGGQISGTLNPDGDVQIFKGIPFAAPPVGELRWKAPQPVKPWLGVRKCDQFGASPVQGTPNPFGPWSAEYLIPKAPISEDCLYLNVWSGARSATEKRPVLVWIYGGGFSSGGSAVPIYDGEAMAKKGIVLVSINYRVGPFGFFAHPELTKEAGESKPGASTPGASTLGRNASGNYGLMDQIAALQWVKQNIAAFGGDPGNVTIAGQSAGSMSVNCLVASPVAKNLFNKAIAESGASFARPYASLQQAEEAGLKTMQALGAASLAELRTKPADEILQKAQGIRGPIIDGYVLPQSVAQLFAAGKANPITLLTGWNEDEGMAFGPKKKADEYRRQLEQQYGDQAQTLLKFYPGTTDAEAAESQVKLSRDLIFGAQNYTWANLQARQGRPVYVYRFTRKLPATGEYAHYGAFHTGEVAYAFDNLRFIDRQLRPLEPTDDKLARIISTYWANFIKTGDPNGPGLPSWPAYTTQRRQIAVLGDAVKAQPLPDAASLDFLFGLMSRP; from the coding sequence ATGAAAACCGCAATACCGCTGCTAGGACTTCTTTTGTTGGTCTTTGCCGCTTTTGTGTCTTCCATCCGCGAAACGGCTCCGGTTAAAGTCACCGGAGGACAGATTTCGGGAACGCTGAACCCGGATGGCGATGTGCAGATTTTTAAGGGCATTCCGTTTGCCGCTCCGCCCGTTGGCGAATTGCGCTGGAAAGCGCCCCAACCCGTAAAGCCCTGGTTGGGCGTGCGCAAATGCGATCAGTTTGGGGCGAGTCCGGTGCAGGGGACGCCCAACCCGTTCGGTCCGTGGAGCGCCGAATACCTGATCCCAAAAGCGCCCATCAGCGAAGATTGCCTGTACCTGAACGTGTGGTCGGGTGCCCGGTCGGCCACCGAAAAACGCCCGGTACTGGTCTGGATTTACGGCGGAGGGTTTAGCAGCGGGGGCAGTGCAGTTCCGATTTACGACGGCGAGGCAATGGCCAAAAAAGGCATTGTATTGGTCAGTATCAACTACCGGGTTGGGCCGTTTGGCTTTTTTGCCCACCCGGAACTAACCAAAGAAGCGGGCGAGTCCAAGCCGGGTGCATCCACACCGGGTGCATCCACGCTGGGCCGAAATGCGTCGGGAAATTATGGTCTCATGGACCAGATTGCGGCTTTGCAGTGGGTGAAACAGAACATTGCCGCCTTCGGCGGGGATCCGGGCAACGTGACCATTGCCGGGCAATCGGCGGGGTCTATGAGCGTGAATTGCCTAGTGGCTTCGCCAGTTGCTAAAAACCTCTTTAACAAAGCCATTGCCGAGAGCGGAGCCAGTTTTGCCCGGCCTTACGCATCGCTTCAACAGGCTGAGGAGGCCGGTCTGAAAACAATGCAGGCGTTGGGCGCGGCCTCACTGGCCGAATTGCGAACGAAACCAGCCGACGAAATTCTACAAAAAGCGCAGGGAATTCGGGGGCCGATCATCGATGGGTATGTGCTGCCCCAATCCGTCGCCCAACTTTTTGCCGCCGGGAAAGCCAATCCCATCACCCTACTGACCGGCTGGAACGAAGACGAAGGCATGGCTTTTGGCCCGAAGAAAAAAGCGGACGAATACCGCAGACAACTCGAACAACAATACGGCGACCAGGCTCAGACACTCCTTAAATTTTATCCGGGTACAACCGATGCCGAAGCCGCTGAATCCCAGGTAAAGCTTTCCCGCGACCTGATTTTTGGGGCGCAGAATTACACCTGGGCCAATCTTCAGGCCCGGCAGGGGCGGCCCGTGTACGTCTACCGCTTTACCAGAAAACTTCCGGCAACGGGCGAATATGCCCACTACGGCGCATTCCACACCGGTGAAGTGGCCTATGCCTTTGATAACCTGCGCTTCATCGACCGCCAGCTCCGCCCGCTCGAACCGACGGACGATAAGCTCGCCCGCATTATCTCAACTTACTGGGCCAACTTCATCAAAACTGGCGATCCCAACGGTCCCGGTTTGCCGTCGTGGCCCGCTTACACCACGCAACGCAGGCAGATTGCGGTATTGGGCGATGCGGTAAAAGCGCAACCGTTGCCCGATGCCGCTTCCCTGGACTTTCTCTTTGGACTCATGAGCAGACCCTGA
- a CDS encoding DUF72 domain-containing protein, translating to MVNVGTCGFSRPKTEYANQLSCVEVQHTFYQPPRLTTLENWRRQMPPGFEFTLKAWQLITHEARSPTYKRLKKTLSDDERQQAGSFKPTEVVQQAWQVTADCARALGAKTILFQCPASFKPTRENQANLERFFSGIDRHTFNFAWEPRGAWDRERVQEICHDQNLWHVVDLFAAQTVTPDRCYFRLHGRQGWRYQYEEQELSELVELLPADRSSYVFFNNIHMFQDALLFKTILRTTTI from the coding sequence ATGGTGAACGTGGGCACCTGCGGCTTTAGCCGACCTAAAACCGAGTACGCCAACCAGCTGTCGTGCGTGGAAGTACAACACACTTTCTACCAACCACCCCGGCTGACAACCCTGGAAAACTGGCGTCGGCAGATGCCCCCCGGATTTGAATTTACCCTGAAAGCCTGGCAACTCATCACCCACGAAGCCCGCAGCCCGACCTACAAACGGTTGAAAAAAACGCTTTCGGACGACGAACGTCAGCAGGCGGGGTCGTTTAAGCCCACGGAAGTGGTTCAGCAAGCCTGGCAGGTAACCGCCGATTGTGCCCGGGCTCTCGGCGCAAAAACCATCCTGTTTCAGTGTCCGGCCAGTTTCAAACCAACCCGCGAGAACCAGGCCAACCTGGAACGTTTCTTTTCCGGCATTGACCGCCATACTTTTAATTTCGCCTGGGAACCCCGGGGTGCGTGGGATCGTGAACGGGTGCAGGAAATTTGCCACGACCAGAATCTCTGGCACGTAGTAGACCTGTTCGCTGCCCAAACCGTTACACCCGACCGCTGTTATTTCCGACTCCACGGCCGTCAGGGCTGGCGGTATCAGTACGAAGAACAGGAACTGAGCGAACTGGTTGAACTGCTACCGGCTGACCGTTCCTCCTACGTGTTTTTCAATAACATCCACATGTTTCAGGACGCCCTGCTCTTCAAAACGATTCTCCGGACTACCACGATCTAG